The sequence below is a genomic window from Methanobrevibacter sp. V74.
AATTCATCTTCCATTTCTTCAATTTCCCTACTTTTTTCGCTCAAAATATAGTTATCCAAAATCATATCAATCAAAAACTCCTATATTAAATTAAATAATTATAGAATTAACTATAATTAATTATATATTTGTTATTTCTAATATAATAAGATAGATTTAAATAACTTATAGTTAGAATAATAAGTAATAAAATATTAAAATTAAATATTAATAATTTTTACAAATAATTAGATTAAAATACCCATAATTACAAGGCCAATATAAAAAAAAGTATGAATTTATGGAAAAAAATTTTCACGAATTAAAATTGAACAAAGTTTAATAAAAATAGGAAAATAGGTTAAAAATTAAATAATATTTAAATCTCAATAATTTCTGCCAACACTCTTGAAAACAATATAAAATAAAGTACCTGAGTTTTGAATAATTCAACTGAAAACATTCAGTATTAACAAATTAGCAAAAGGAACTTACACATTTAAATCAGTAGATCCATATACTGGTGGATCAATTAAAACAACAGTAACCGTTAAGGTAGTGCCTCTTAAAGCAGATGATGTAGTAACATTTGAAAATAAAACTTCAACATTTACTGTAAAAGCATTTAATCAAAATGGACGGGCTGCCCAAAATAAAAACATTAGTATAACTATAAATGGCACAGAAAAAATTGTTCAAACAGATGCTAATGGTGTAGCTAGTGTTAATTTTACTTTTGATAAAGGAGAATATATAATTATTTCAAAAGACATGGATACTGGTTATACGATTCAAAATAAAATCACAGTAATTGATCCGTCTAGCGGAAGACACTTTAATAAATATGGTGTTTCTGATGATGGTAAAACAATTCTAGCTATTGGACGGGCTTCAGCTCCAGGAGAGATGGGAAAATATAATTATACTTTTTATATGGTTGAATTTTTAAGGGTTTGCCCATATTGCGGAAGCAATGAACTTTATTGGAGTATTTTTTGGGCAGGAAATGAGGTTACAAGTAAAGGAAGATTCCCTGCTACAGGAAGAATTGAATGGGGGAGTGCTGAGGGAGGAATATATTGTGCTCACTGTGACGCTGATTTTAGTATTTTTGGTAATGAACACATAGCAGGATCTACTAAAAAATTGACTCCTTTGTGTGATCCTATTCCATGTACAAAGGAAGATGCTTACAAATTGTTAAGTGGAAACTTTATATTATATTATTATTAATTTTCTCATTTTAAATGAGAAACTCTTTTTTATATTTATTTTAGTATTAATACTGTTTTTAAATACAAGTTTTAGATATTCTCTATAGTGTTTATTAAGAAACAATCATTAAATACTGTATAATTGATAATACATATTTAAATTATATAATTAAAGATAATATTGCTTTAATATCTTATAAAAATATATTCTCTTATTTATAGTTTCTT
It includes:
- a CDS encoding Ig-like domain-containing protein, with the protein product MPLKADDVVTFENKTSTFTVKAFNQNGRAAQNKNISITINGTEKIVQTDANGVASVNFTFDKGEYIIISKDMDTGYTIQNKITVIDPSSGRHFNKYGVSDDGKTILAIGRASAPGEMGKYNYTFYMVEFLRVCPYCGSNELYWSIFWAGNEVTSKGRFPATGRIEWGSAEGGIYCAHCDADFSIFGNEHIAGSTKKLTPLCDPIPCTKEDAYKLLSGNFILYYY